A single window of Mugil cephalus isolate CIBA_MC_2020 chromosome 1, CIBA_Mcephalus_1.1, whole genome shotgun sequence DNA harbors:
- the LOC125001682 gene encoding GTPase IMAP family member 7-like isoform X2: MDKPDTRRVVLLGKTGTGKSSLANIIFGEDVFRINHFNDLKACVSEGKTKSVNGRSMTLIDTPGLFDPGKSDKDMRPEMMRCITECAPGPHAFLIVLKVEKFTEQEKAIVTRIREHFTEDALKHAVVVFTHGDQLNDGEKIDEYVQQSEGLNNLVKKCGGRCHVFDSKYWKNNQQDEYRSNQFQVDGLLNSIEQIVMDNNGGYYTNEMLQRVESEIKKEIELNKLSSGDSSPETIRRQAKSAVLKKLLENGGWSWRKGILGLALATGLMAVVAMWINSKARVKVEIPEKEIIAQPAAAPVKAVQNTFVLIMDRLWDLYERIYNPWNSFE, encoded by the exons ATGGACA AGCCAGACACAAGGAGGGTTGTCCTACTTGGAAAAACTGGAACCGGGAAGAGCAGCTTGGCTAATATCATATTTGGAGAGGACGTTTTCAGAATTAACCATTTTAATGACTTGAAGGCATGTGTTTCTGAAGGCAAAACCAAATCTGTCAACGGAAGAAGCATGACTTTGATCGACACTCCCGGCCTCTTTGACCCGGGCAAGTCTGACAAAGACATGAGGCCTGAGATGATGAGGTGCATCACAGAGTGTGCTCCTGGGCCTCATGCTTTTCTCATCGTGCTCAAAGTGGAGAAATTCACAGAGCAAGAGAAGGCTATCGTCACACGAATACGTGAGCATTTCACTGAGGATGCTCTGAAACACGCTGTCGTGGTCTTCACTCATGGAGACCAGCTCAATGACGGGGAGAAAATTGACGAGTATGTGCAGCAAAGTGAGGGTCTGAACAACCTTGTGAAGAAGTGTGGTGGTAGATGCCACGTCTTCGATAGCAAATACTGGAAGAACAACCAGCAGGATGAATACAGAAGCAACCAGTTCCAGGTGGACGGTCTGCTCAACAGCATAGAGCAGATAGTGATGGACAACAATGGAGGCTACTACACCAATGAAATGCTTCAAAGGGTGgagagtgaaataaaaaaagagatagAGCTCAATAagctgtcatcaggagacagcTCACCTGAAACAATTAGAAGGCAGGCTAAAAGTGCTGTCTTAAAGAAGCTGCTAGAAAATGGAGGGTGGTCATGGCGTAAAGGCATTTTGGGTTTGGCACTTGCAACAGGATTAATGGCAGTAGTCGCTATGTGGATCAATTCAAAAGCAAGAGTCAAAGTTGAGAttcctgaaaaagaaataatagcacaaccagcagcagcaccagtgaAGGCAgtacaaaacacatttgtgttgatCATGGATCGGCTTTGGGATTTGTATGAGAGAATATACAATCCTTGgaattcatttgaataa
- the LOC125001682 gene encoding GTPase IMAP family member 7-like isoform X1: MDMLTSTRIVLLGKTGAGKSSLGNTIFGEDVFNISHSSMSEASQPRAETKQVKGKRTTLIDTRSVLDTCRSDELLKADIVRCITECAPGPHAFLIVLKVEKYTKQEKEVIEKICEYFSEDALKYAVVVFTHGDQLPEGITIEKFVSQNKDLDELVKKCGGRCHVVDNKYWKDNKENVYRTNHYQVAELLKTIDKIGGENDREYFTNDMLEDVKRQIETEEEHIKEAAGNMSQEDIRNTAKTSVFEELLTRLAGAAAGVLLGAFLDAAKIVKLDNFQGLLNVRALASTATGGTLVQALGSGGVQGGHIGYQAAEGAKSPLEAVKKATGAVWNNSSGPGGAKR; encoded by the exons ATGGACA TGCTGACTTCAACGAGGATCGTCCTGCTGGGAAAAACGGGAGCTGGAAAAAGTAGCCTGGGTAATACTATATTTGGAGAGGATGTGTTCAACATAAGTCACTCTTCCATGTCTGAAGCAAGTCAGCCACGCGCAGAAACCAAACAAGTCAAAGGAAAGAGGACCACCTTGATCGACACGCGCAGTGTTCTAGACACATGCAGGTCTGATGAGTTACTCAAGGCTGATATAGTGAGGTGTATCACAGAGTGTGCTCCTGGGCCCCATGCATTTCTCATTGTGCTTAAAGTggagaaatacacaaaacaggagaaagagGTCATCGAAAAGATATGTGAATATTTCTCTGAAGATGCTCTAAAATATGCTGTGGTCGTCTTCACTCATGGTGACCAGCTCCCAGAGGGAATAACAATTGAGAAATTTGTGAGTCAGAATAAGGATCTGGACGAGTTGGTGAAGAAATGTGGTGGCCGATGTCATGTCGTTGATAATAAATACTGGAAAGATAACAAAGAGAATGTCTACAGGACCAACCACTACCAAGTGGCAGAGCTACTCAAGACAATAGACAAGATAGGTGGAGAAAACGATAGAGAGTACTTCACCAATGACATGCTAGAAGACGTGAAGAGAcaaatagagacagaagaagagcacattaaagaagcagcaggaaacatGTCACAGGAAGATATTAGAAATACAGCGAAAACCTCTGTGTTTGAAGAGTTGCTCACCAGATTAGCGGGCGCTGCAGCAGGTGTGCTCTTAGGAGCCTTCCTGGATGCGGCAAAGATCGTTAAATTAGATAATTTTCAAGGGCTTTTAAATGTTAGAGCTTTAGCATCAACAGCCACAGGAGGAACACTTGTACAAGCGTTGGGAAGTGGGGGAGTACAGGGAGGTCATATAGGATATCAAGCAGCTGAAGGTGCGAAGTCTCCACTGGAAGCCGTGAAGAAAGCCACTGGGGCTGTCTGGAACAACTCCAGTGGACCAGGGGGTGCAAAACGGTGA
- the LOC125022737 gene encoding uncharacterized protein LOC125022737 isoform X3 — MMADTYQYPVFFEFDNLIEAQRKKIERYFCVRRKSGGGECGPLTRVNDNVYSIAFRYQKDQQAVLKRSEHNVELEDGPVVLTVRASLEPRTATAPAQLSEQLAAAAFLSSQDGVKGVAVTDQDALYLPPVAPFSDSAHRVQTPPQNRASPTDELVQTPPVLGCQAAPPTDDNIQHSTLNNRLVKRETFQHQGLTEDVQQQDQVSATKRLVVLGKTGSGKSNLANTIFGEDLFKTYDYDNSGTHECKAVTKCVNERTITFIDTPGFFDTERPEGNLTSEIVRCMTECAPGPHAFLIVLKVEKYTEHEKDVIEKCFSKQALKYAVVVFTHGDQLQEGMTIKEFVSQNKDLDELVKKCGGRCHVVDNKYWKDDKEDDYRSNRYQVAELLETIDKIAEENDREYFTNDMLEDMKRQIETEEENIRQSAGCEMSEEEITKTAKTSVFKNLLTRNNGSNGFNVFDVFNQNSSGVLLGAFLSVALMVMSRRI, encoded by the exons AtgatggctgatacttaccagTACCCAGTTTTCTTTGAATTTGACAACCTCATTGAAgcgcagaggaagaaaatagaAAGATATTTCTGTGTTCGACGCAAATCGGGTGGAGGAGAGTGCGGACCACTGACCAGAGTGAATGACAACGTCTACAGCATAGCTTTCCGGTACCAGAAAG ATCAGCAGGCAGTTCTTAAGAGGTCAGAGCACAATGTGGAGCTTGAAGACGGTCCTGTGGTGTTGACTGTCCGAGCCAGCCTCGAACCCCGCACCGCCACAGCTCCAGCTCAG CTCAGTGAGCAATTGGCTGCGGCTGCTTTCCTGTCCAGCCAGGATGGAGTGAAGGGGGTGGCTGTCACAGACCAGGATGCTCTGTACCTTCCTCCTGTAGCACCTTTCAGTGACAGTgcccacagagtccagactcctCCCCAGAACCGAGCCAGCCCTACGGATGAGCTTGTCCAGACGCCTCCTGTTCTTGGCTGTCAGGCTGCCCCCCCAACAGACGACAACATACAGCACAGCACTCTCAACAACAGACTTGTAAAACGT GAAACCTTTCAACACCAAGGATTAACTGAAGATGTGCAGCAACAAGACCAGG TGTCTGCTACGAAGAGATTAGTGGTGCTGGGGAAAACTGGATCTGGGAAAAGCAACCTGGCTAACACCATATTTGGAGAGGATTTGTTCAAGACCTATGATTATGACAACTCTGGAACACATGAATGCAAAGCAGTAACTAAATGTGTCAATGAAAGAACCATTACTTTTATTGACACCCCTGGTTTCTTTGACACAGAAAGGCCTGAAGGTAATCTGACCTCAGAGATAGTGAGGTGTATGACAGAGTGCGCTCCTGGGCCCCATGCTTTTCTGATTGTGCTCAAAGTGGAGAAATACACAGAGCACGAGAAAGATGTCATTGAAAAGTGTTTCTCCAAACAGGCTCTGAAATATGCTGTGGTCGTCTTCACTCATGGAGACCAGCTCCAGGAGGGAATGACGATTAAGGAATTTGTGAGTCAGAATAAGGATCTGGACGAGTTGGTGAAGAAATGTGGTGGCCGATGTCATGTCGTTGATAATAAATACTGGAAAGATGACAAAGAGGATGACTACAGGAGCAATCGCTACCAAGTGGCAGAGCTACTTGAGACAATAGACAAGATAGCTGAGGAAAACGATAGAGAGTACTTCACCAATGACATGCTAGAAGACATGAAGCGAcaaatagagacagaagaagagaacatTAGACAGTCAGCTGGATGTGAAATGTCAGAGGAAGAGATTACAAAGACAGCTAAAACCAGTGTGTTTAAGAATTTGCTGACCAGAAACAATGGATCCAATGGATTCAATGTATTTGATGTATTCAATCAGAATTCATCAGGTGTGCTGTTAGGAGCCTTCCTGAGTGTTGCATTGATGGTAATGTCAAGACGTATCTAG
- the LOC125022737 gene encoding uncharacterized protein LOC125022737 isoform X1 produces MMADTYQYPVFFEFDNLIEAQRKKIERYFCVRRKSGGGECGPLTRVNDNVYSIAFRYQKDQQAVLKRSEHNVELEDGPVVLTVRASLEPRTATAPAQSPQAISASTPPPSGEEEEELYLDVDLWDLEDDPKHDQELAAMACSSLLYAEEGRSASGELSEQLAAAAFLSSQDGVKGVAVTDQDALYLPPVAPFSDSAHRVQTPPQNRASPTDELVQTPPVLGCQAAPPTDDNIQHSTLNNRLVKRETFQHQGLTEDVQQQDQVSATKRLVVLGKTGSGKSNLANTIFGEDLFKTYDYDNSGTHECKAVTKCVNERTITFIDTPGFFDTERPEGNLTSEIVRCMTECAPGPHAFLIVLKVEKYTEHEKDVIEKCFSKQALKYAVVVFTHGDQLQEGMTIKEFVSQNKDLDELVKKCGGRCHVVDNKYWKDDKEDDYRSNRYQVAELLETIDKIAEENDREYFTNDMLEDMKRQIETEEENIRQSAGCEMSEEEITKTAKTSVFKNLLTRNNGSNGFNVFDVFNQNSSGVLLGAFLSVALMVMSRRI; encoded by the exons AtgatggctgatacttaccagTACCCAGTTTTCTTTGAATTTGACAACCTCATTGAAgcgcagaggaagaaaatagaAAGATATTTCTGTGTTCGACGCAAATCGGGTGGAGGAGAGTGCGGACCACTGACCAGAGTGAATGACAACGTCTACAGCATAGCTTTCCGGTACCAGAAAG ATCAGCAGGCAGTTCTTAAGAGGTCAGAGCACAATGTGGAGCTTGAAGACGGTCCTGTGGTGTTGACTGTCCGAGCCAGCCTCGAACCCCGCACCGCCACAGCTCCAGCTCAG AGCCCACAGGCTATCTCTGCCTCAACTCCTCCACCaagtggtgaagaagaagaagaattataCCTCGATGTTGACCTCTGGGACCTCGAGGATGATCCCAAACATGATCAAGAGCTTGCTGCTATGGCCTGCTCTTCTCTGTTATATGCAGAGGAGGGTAGGTCAGCGTCTGGTGAG CTCAGTGAGCAATTGGCTGCGGCTGCTTTCCTGTCCAGCCAGGATGGAGTGAAGGGGGTGGCTGTCACAGACCAGGATGCTCTGTACCTTCCTCCTGTAGCACCTTTCAGTGACAGTgcccacagagtccagactcctCCCCAGAACCGAGCCAGCCCTACGGATGAGCTTGTCCAGACGCCTCCTGTTCTTGGCTGTCAGGCTGCCCCCCCAACAGACGACAACATACAGCACAGCACTCTCAACAACAGACTTGTAAAACGT GAAACCTTTCAACACCAAGGATTAACTGAAGATGTGCAGCAACAAGACCAGG TGTCTGCTACGAAGAGATTAGTGGTGCTGGGGAAAACTGGATCTGGGAAAAGCAACCTGGCTAACACCATATTTGGAGAGGATTTGTTCAAGACCTATGATTATGACAACTCTGGAACACATGAATGCAAAGCAGTAACTAAATGTGTCAATGAAAGAACCATTACTTTTATTGACACCCCTGGTTTCTTTGACACAGAAAGGCCTGAAGGTAATCTGACCTCAGAGATAGTGAGGTGTATGACAGAGTGCGCTCCTGGGCCCCATGCTTTTCTGATTGTGCTCAAAGTGGAGAAATACACAGAGCACGAGAAAGATGTCATTGAAAAGTGTTTCTCCAAACAGGCTCTGAAATATGCTGTGGTCGTCTTCACTCATGGAGACCAGCTCCAGGAGGGAATGACGATTAAGGAATTTGTGAGTCAGAATAAGGATCTGGACGAGTTGGTGAAGAAATGTGGTGGCCGATGTCATGTCGTTGATAATAAATACTGGAAAGATGACAAAGAGGATGACTACAGGAGCAATCGCTACCAAGTGGCAGAGCTACTTGAGACAATAGACAAGATAGCTGAGGAAAACGATAGAGAGTACTTCACCAATGACATGCTAGAAGACATGAAGCGAcaaatagagacagaagaagagaacatTAGACAGTCAGCTGGATGTGAAATGTCAGAGGAAGAGATTACAAAGACAGCTAAAACCAGTGTGTTTAAGAATTTGCTGACCAGAAACAATGGATCCAATGGATTCAATGTATTTGATGTATTCAATCAGAATTCATCAGGTGTGCTGTTAGGAGCCTTCCTGAGTGTTGCATTGATGGTAATGTCAAGACGTATCTAG
- the LOC125022762 gene encoding GTPase IMAP family member 7-like translates to MACPALSFTEGRSESGEESFKNQGLTEEVHQKDQDQVSATKRLVVLGKTGSGKSNLANTIFGEHLFETYYSANSGTHKCKAVTKCVNERTIAFIDTPGFFDTERPEGNLTSEIMRCFTECAPGPHAFLIVLKVEKYTEHEKDVIKKIYKCFSKEALKYAVVVFTHGDQLPEGKTIKEFVSHNKNLDELVKKCGGRCHVVDNKYWKDDKEGDYRSNRYQVAELLKTIDKIAEENDREYFTNDMLGDVKRQIETEEEHIRQSAGCEMSEEEITKTAKTSVFKDLLTRYSGVSSGVLLGAFLSVAGMVMSRRV, encoded by the exons ATGGCCTGCCCTGCTCTGTCTTTTACAGAGGGTAGATCAGAGTCTGGTGAG GAATCATTTAAAAACCAAGGATTAACTGAAGAAGTGCACCAAAAAGACCAAGACCAGG TGTCTGCTACGAAGAGATTAGTGGTGCTGGGGAAAACTGGATCTGGGAAAAGCAACCTGGCTAACACCATATTTGGAGAGCATTTGTTCGAGACATACTATTCTGCCAACTCTGGAACACATAAGTGTAAAGCAGTAACTAAATGTGTCAATGAAAGAACCATTGCTTTTATTGACACCCCTGGTTTCTTTGACACAGAAAGGCCTGAAGGTAATCTGACCTCAGAGATAATGAGGTGTTTCACAGAATGCGCTCCTGGGCCCCATGCTTTTCTCATTGTGCTCAAAGTGGAGAAATACACAGAGCACGAGAAAGATGTAATTAAAAAGATATACAAGTGTTTCTCCAAAGAGGCTCTAAAATATGCTGTGGTCGTCTTCACTCATGGTGACCAGCTCCCAGAGGGAAAGACGATTAAGGAATTTGTCAGTCACAACAAGAATCTGGACGAGTTGGTGAAGAAATGTGGTGGCCGATGTCATGTCGTTGATAATAAATACTGGAAAGATGACAAAGAGGGTGACTACAGGAGCAACCGTTACCAAGTGGCAGAGCTACTCAAGACAATAGACAAGATAGCTGAGGAAAACGATAGAGAGTACTTCACCAATGACATGCTAGGAGACGTGAAGCGAcaaatagagacagaagaagagcacATTAGACAGTCAGCTGGATGTGAAATGTCAGAGGAAGAGATTACAAAGACAGCTAAAACCAGTGTGTTTAAGGATTTGCTGACCAGATACAGTGGTGTTTCATCAGGTGTGCTGTTAGGAGCCTTCCTGAGTGTAGCAGGGATGGTGATGTCAAGACGTGTCTAG
- the LOC125022755 gene encoding GTPase IMAP family member 8-like, whose product MADTNQYHVFFEFHNLVEEQEKIIERYFRIRRKSGGGECGPLTRVNDNVYSIAFKCQEDQQAVLKRSEHDVELEDGPVVLTVRASLEPRTATAPAKSPQAISASTLPPSGEEEEEELYLDVDLWDLEDDPKHDQELAAMACSSLLYAEEGRSASGEETFQHQGLTEDVQQQDQVSATKRLVVLGKTGSGKSALANTIFGEHLFETYYSANSGTHECKAVTKCVNERTITFIDTPGFFDTEGPEGNLTSEIMRCITECTPGPHAFLIVLKVEKYTEHEKEVIEKIYQCFSEEALKYAVVVFTHGDQLPEGITIDKFVSQNKDLDELVKKCGGRCHVVDNKYWKDDKEGDYRSNRYQVAELLKTIDKIAEENDREYFTNDMLGDVKRQIETEEENIRQSAGCEMSEEEITKTAKTSVFENLLTRYGGVSSGVLLGAFLSVAGMVMSRRI is encoded by the exons ATGGCGGATACTAACCAATACCATGTTTTCTTTGAGTTTCACAATCTTGTCGAAGAGCAGGAGAAGATAATAGAAAGATATTTTCGTATTCGACGCAAATCGGGTGGAGGAGAGTGCGGACCACTGACCAGAGTGAATGACAACGTCTACAGTATAGCTTTCAAGTGCCAGGAAG ATCAGCAGGCAGTTCTTAAGAGGTCAGAGCACGATGTGGAGCTTGAAGACGGTCCTGTTGTGTTGACTGTCCGAGCCAGCCTCGAACCCCGCACCGCCACAGCTCCAGCTAAG AGCCCACAGGCTATCTCTGCCTCAACTCTTCCACCaagtggtgaagaagaagaagaagaattataCCTCGATGTTGACCTCTGGGACCTCGAGGATGATCCCAAACATGATCAAGAGCTTGCTGCTATGGCCTGCTCTTCTCTGTTATATGCAGAGGAGGGTAGGTCAGCGTCTGGTGAG GAAACCTTTCAACACCAAGGATTAACTGAAGATGTGCAGCAACAAGACCAGG TGTCTGCTACGAAGAGATTAGTGGTGCTGGGGAAAACTGGATCTGGAAAAAGCGCCCTGGCTAACACCATATTTGGAGAGCATTTGTTCGAGACATACTATTCTGCCAACTCTGGAACACATGAATGTAAAGCAGTAACTAAATGTGTCAATGAAAGAACCATTACGTTTATTGACACCCCTGGTTTCTTTGACACAGAAGGGCCTGAAGGCAATCTGACCTCAGAGATAATGAGGTGTATCACAGAGTGCACTCCTGGGCCCCATGCTTTTCTCATTGTGCTCAAAGTGGAGAAATACACAGAGCACGAGAAAGAGGTCATTGAAAAGATATATCAGTGTTTCTCTGAAGAGGCTCTAAAATATGCTGTGGTCGTCTTCACTCATGGTGACCAGCTCCCAGAGGGAATAACAATTGATAAATTTGTGAGTCAGAATAAGGATCTGGACGAGTTGGTGAAGAAATGTGGTGGCCGATGTCATGTCGTTGATAATAAATACTGGAAAGATGACAAAGAGGGTGACTACAGGAGCAACCGTTACCAAGTGGCAGAGCTACTCAAGACAATAGACAAGATAGCTGAGGAAAACGATAGAGAGTACTTCACCAATGACATGCTAGGAGACGTAAAGCGAcaaatagagacagaagaagagaacatTAGACAGTCAGCTGGATGTGAAATGTCAGAGGAAGAGATTACAAAGACAGCTAAAACCAGTGTGTTTGAGAATTTACTGACCAGATATGGTGGTGTTTCATCAGGTGTGCTGTTAGGAGCCTTCCTGAGTGTTGCAGGGATGGTAATGTCAAGACGTATCTAG
- the LOC125022737 gene encoding uncharacterized protein LOC125022737 isoform X2, which yields MADTNQYHVFFEFPNLVEKQGRIIHRYFRVRRKSGGGECGPLTRVNDNVYSVAFRCQEDQQAVLKRSEHDVELEDGPVVLTVRASLEPRTATAPAKSPQAISASTPPPSGEEEEELYLDVDLWDLEDDPKHDQELAAMACSSLLYAEEGRSASGELSEQLAAAAFLSSQDGVKGVAVTDQDALYLPPVAPFSDSAHRVQTPPQNRASPTDELVQTPPVLGCQAAPPTDDNIQHSTLNNRLVKRETFQHQGLTEDVQQQDQVSATKRLVVLGKTGSGKSNLANTIFGEDLFKTYDYDNSGTHECKAVTKCVNERTITFIDTPGFFDTERPEGNLTSEIVRCMTECAPGPHAFLIVLKVEKYTEHEKDVIEKCFSKQALKYAVVVFTHGDQLQEGMTIKEFVSQNKDLDELVKKCGGRCHVVDNKYWKDDKEDDYRSNRYQVAELLETIDKIAEENDREYFTNDMLEDMKRQIETEEENIRQSAGCEMSEEEITKTAKTSVFKNLLTRNNGSNGFNVFDVFNQNSSGVLLGAFLSVALMVMSRRI from the exons ATGGCGGATACTAACCAATACCATGTTTTCTTTGAGTTTCCCAATCTTGTCGAAAAGCAGGGGAGGATAATACATAGATATTTTCGTGTTCGACGGAAATCGGGTGGAGGAGAGTGCGGACCACTGACCAGAGTGAATGACAACGTCTACAGTGTAGCTTTCAGGTGTCAGGAAG ATCAGCAGGCAGTTCTTAAGAGGTCAGAGCACGATGTGGAGCTTGAAGACGGTCCTGTTGTGTTGACTGTCCGAGCCAGCCTCGAACCCCGCACCGCCACAGCTCCAGCTAAG AGCCCACAGGCTATCTCTGCCTCAACTCCTCCACCaagtggtgaagaagaagaagaattataCCTCGATGTTGACCTCTGGGACCTCGAGGATGATCCCAAACATGATCAAGAGCTTGCTGCTATGGCCTGCTCTTCTCTGTTATATGCAGAGGAGGGTAGGTCAGCGTCTGGTGAG CTCAGTGAGCAATTGGCTGCGGCTGCTTTCCTGTCCAGCCAGGATGGAGTGAAGGGGGTGGCTGTCACAGACCAGGATGCTCTGTACCTTCCTCCTGTAGCACCTTTCAGTGACAGTgcccacagagtccagactcctCCCCAGAACCGAGCCAGCCCTACGGATGAGCTTGTCCAGACGCCTCCTGTTCTTGGCTGTCAGGCTGCCCCCCCAACAGACGACAACATACAGCACAGCACTCTCAACAACAGACTTGTAAAACGT GAAACCTTTCAACACCAAGGATTAACTGAAGATGTGCAGCAACAAGACCAGG TGTCTGCTACGAAGAGATTAGTGGTGCTGGGGAAAACTGGATCTGGGAAAAGCAACCTGGCTAACACCATATTTGGAGAGGATTTGTTCAAGACCTATGATTATGACAACTCTGGAACACATGAATGCAAAGCAGTAACTAAATGTGTCAATGAAAGAACCATTACTTTTATTGACACCCCTGGTTTCTTTGACACAGAAAGGCCTGAAGGTAATCTGACCTCAGAGATAGTGAGGTGTATGACAGAGTGCGCTCCTGGGCCCCATGCTTTTCTGATTGTGCTCAAAGTGGAGAAATACACAGAGCACGAGAAAGATGTCATTGAAAAGTGTTTCTCCAAACAGGCTCTGAAATATGCTGTGGTCGTCTTCACTCATGGAGACCAGCTCCAGGAGGGAATGACGATTAAGGAATTTGTGAGTCAGAATAAGGATCTGGACGAGTTGGTGAAGAAATGTGGTGGCCGATGTCATGTCGTTGATAATAAATACTGGAAAGATGACAAAGAGGATGACTACAGGAGCAATCGCTACCAAGTGGCAGAGCTACTTGAGACAATAGACAAGATAGCTGAGGAAAACGATAGAGAGTACTTCACCAATGACATGCTAGAAGACATGAAGCGAcaaatagagacagaagaagagaacatTAGACAGTCAGCTGGATGTGAAATGTCAGAGGAAGAGATTACAAAGACAGCTAAAACCAGTGTGTTTAAGAATTTGCTGACCAGAAACAATGGATCCAATGGATTCAATGTATTTGATGTATTCAATCAGAATTCATCAGGTGTGCTGTTAGGAGCCTTCCTGAGTGTTGCATTGATGGTAATGTCAAGACGTATCTAG